In Corallococcus silvisoli, one genomic interval encodes:
- a CDS encoding Kelch repeat-containing protein gives MLSTPRRLLPYVLLEDGRVLAAGGHDGSRTLGSCEVFEPDTGRWRPTGALRTSRRNHAAVRLADGRVLVVGGSNGVTVGALASAELYAPDAGTWTAAAPMGEARNDPAAVVLPDGRVLVAGGTDVDLRPVRSAELYDPATGTWRPAEAPGFVRGGSGTAVVLRTGKVLFASGLQAELYDPATGHWEKAGAVGGAAGTHRLGHTVTLLPDGRVLVVGGITSRAAETAEVYVPERNAWERVEDPAVPREHHAALLTGDGMVLMVGGEHSSRGTLASAERFDPVRGIWAQAPTLHEPRGEAGAVWLHRGTVLVVGGVNELGTLDTSEEYVPATPVVAQAPQEP, from the coding sequence GTGTTGTCGACGCCGCGGCGGCTGTTGCCCTACGTGCTGTTGGAGGACGGGCGGGTGTTGGCGGCGGGGGGGCATGACGGGAGCCGCACGCTGGGCAGCTGCGAGGTCTTCGAGCCGGACACGGGGCGGTGGAGGCCCACGGGGGCGCTGCGCACGTCGCGGCGCAACCACGCGGCGGTGCGGCTCGCGGATGGGCGGGTGTTGGTGGTGGGGGGCTCCAACGGCGTGACGGTGGGCGCGCTGGCGAGCGCGGAGCTGTACGCGCCAGACGCGGGGACGTGGACGGCGGCGGCGCCCATGGGAGAGGCGCGGAACGATCCAGCGGCGGTGGTGTTGCCGGACGGGCGGGTGTTGGTGGCGGGAGGGACGGACGTGGACCTGCGGCCGGTGCGCTCTGCGGAGCTGTACGACCCGGCGACGGGGACGTGGCGGCCCGCGGAGGCGCCGGGCTTCGTGCGAGGAGGTTCAGGGACGGCGGTGGTGTTGCGCACGGGCAAGGTGCTCTTCGCGAGCGGCTTGCAGGCGGAGCTGTACGACCCGGCGACGGGGCACTGGGAGAAGGCGGGGGCGGTGGGCGGCGCGGCGGGCACGCACCGGCTGGGGCACACCGTGACGCTGTTGCCGGACGGGCGCGTGCTGGTGGTGGGGGGCATCACGTCGCGGGCGGCGGAGACGGCGGAGGTGTACGTGCCGGAGCGGAACGCGTGGGAGCGGGTGGAGGACCCGGCCGTTCCGCGAGAGCACCATGCGGCGCTGCTGACGGGGGACGGCATGGTGCTGATGGTGGGCGGCGAGCACTCCTCGCGAGGCACGCTGGCGTCCGCGGAGCGCTTCGATCCAGTGCGCGGCATCTGGGCGCAGGCGCCCACGCTGCATGAGCCGCGAGGCGAAGCCGGCGCGGTGTGGCTGCACCGGGGCACCGTGCTGGTGGTGGGCGGGGTGAATGAGCTGGGCACCCTGGACACGAGCGAGGAGTACGTCCCGGCCACGCCCGTCGTGGCCCAGGCCCCGCAAGAGCCATGA